One Candidatus Planktophila sp. genomic region harbors:
- a CDS encoding arsenate reductase ArsC, whose product MVEVHPTVLFVCVHNAGRSQMAAGFMHHLGAGQVDVLSAGSAPKESINPIAIEAMAEVGIDIANNLPKILTTEAVKASDVVITMGCGDACPFYPGKRYEDWVLEDPAGQGIEEVRIIRDEIKARVEALLSELLTNLR is encoded by the coding sequence ATGGTCGAAGTACATCCAACAGTATTGTTTGTCTGCGTACATAATGCCGGCCGTTCACAGATGGCAGCGGGGTTTATGCATCATCTCGGCGCTGGTCAAGTAGACGTTTTATCTGCCGGCTCTGCACCGAAGGAGTCAATTAACCCAATTGCGATTGAGGCGATGGCTGAAGTTGGTATAGATATTGCCAACAACCTTCCAAAGATATTAACCACCGAAGCTGTAAAGGCATCCGATGTTGTTATAACCATGGGATGTGGCGATGCCTGTCCGTTTTATCCGGGCAAGCGATACGAGGATTGGGTGCTAGAGGATCCAGCTGGTCAGGGAATCGAAGAGGTTCGTATTATTCGAGATGAAATTAAAGCTCGCGTCGAAGCATTACTTTCAGAGTTACTAACTAACTTAAGGTAA
- a CDS encoding ABC transporter ATP-binding protein has translation MISALSVTDLSLDIGGAKILDGISLSVYQNETLGIIGPNGAGKTSFFNLLSGIRKPSRGQIFIGDLNVTDLAPHERAKAGIARTFQTSSVFVNLTCLENVRIAAQAAHGKSMNLTKNAYKFTDVVAHAQECLEKVGLSNYAMHRAGALSHGDKRRLEIAIVLASKSEIVLLDEPMAGMSVENVPELVEIIRSLATIHMKTVLIVEHHMEVILGLADRIAVLNYGELLVCDTPQNVINNPIVQSAYIGESL, from the coding sequence TTGATTTCTGCACTAAGCGTTACGGATCTCTCTCTTGACATCGGTGGTGCAAAAATTCTCGATGGCATTTCACTCTCTGTTTATCAAAATGAAACACTAGGAATCATTGGTCCAAACGGTGCAGGCAAGACATCTTTCTTTAATTTATTGAGTGGAATTCGCAAACCATCGCGTGGGCAGATATTCATTGGCGACTTAAATGTCACTGATTTGGCACCACACGAACGAGCCAAGGCTGGGATTGCGCGCACTTTTCAAACTTCCAGTGTGTTTGTGAATCTGACCTGTTTGGAGAATGTAAGAATCGCGGCACAAGCAGCTCACGGTAAATCAATGAACTTAACTAAAAACGCTTATAAATTTACTGATGTTGTTGCGCATGCCCAAGAGTGTTTAGAAAAAGTTGGTCTCAGCAATTATGCGATGCATAGAGCTGGGGCTCTTTCTCATGGTGATAAGCGTCGTTTAGAGATCGCCATCGTTCTGGCGTCGAAATCCGAAATTGTCTTACTCGATGAACCCATGGCTGGCATGAGTGTTGAAAATGTCCCAGAGTTAGTAGAAATTATTCGATCTCTAGCCACGATACATATGAAAACTGTATTAATCGTTGAGCACCATATGGAGGTTATTTTAGGTTTAGCCGATCGTATAGCGGTTTTGAACTATGGCGAGCTATTGGTCTGTGACACCCCACAGAATGTTATTAATAATCCAATCGTGCAGTCAGCATATATCGGAGAGTCGCTATGA
- a CDS encoding NADH:flavin oxidoreductase/NADH oxidase — protein MDTLFDHLTIGSITFQNRVWVSPMCQYSAIDGLVGEWHRAHLNSFATGSPGLIMVEATGVVPEGRISIGCTSLHSQAHAEAFIPMIDFAHSQNVKMGIQLAHAGRKASTMRPWDDHRMATIDEGGWQSVSSSPIAFHGYPEPRALTTDEIHRLTLDFVAAAQRAIAVGFDVIEIHAAHGYLFHQFYSPLANTRSDEYGGSFENRIRFLLETAKAVRAAIPRDTPLFVRISATDWVDDGWNLVDSIELCSQLKALGVDLIDVSTGGNVHNAPIKATPGFQVPFSAAIRTEVDILTAAVGLITEPEQAQYIIETGEADAVFLARAMIRNPRWALNAAEKLGVRIEWPKQMERGRTL, from the coding sequence ATGGACACATTATTTGATCATTTAACAATCGGTTCTATTACATTTCAGAATCGCGTTTGGGTTTCACCAATGTGCCAGTATTCAGCCATTGATGGTCTTGTTGGTGAATGGCATCGAGCCCACTTAAACTCTTTTGCGACAGGATCACCAGGTTTGATCATGGTCGAGGCAACTGGTGTCGTACCAGAGGGTCGTATTTCTATTGGTTGTACCTCTCTTCACAGCCAAGCACATGCCGAAGCCTTTATACCCATGATTGATTTTGCTCATTCTCAGAATGTAAAAATGGGGATTCAATTAGCTCATGCTGGTCGTAAAGCATCGACAATGCGCCCTTGGGATGATCACCGAATGGCCACGATCGATGAAGGTGGTTGGCAGAGCGTTTCATCATCGCCGATTGCATTTCACGGATATCCGGAACCACGCGCACTTACTACCGATGAGATTCATCGACTTACTCTTGATTTTGTTGCAGCCGCTCAACGCGCGATAGCAGTTGGCTTTGATGTTATTGAGATTCATGCAGCTCATGGATACTTGTTCCATCAGTTTTACTCACCGTTGGCAAATACTCGCAGCGATGAATATGGCGGTAGCTTTGAAAATAGAATACGCTTTTTACTGGAAACTGCGAAAGCTGTTCGAGCAGCAATTCCACGCGACACTCCCCTCTTTGTACGTATCTCGGCTACCGACTGGGTCGATGATGGATGGAACCTAGTTGATTCAATTGAACTCTGTTCTCAACTTAAAGCCCTTGGCGTGGATTTAATCGATGTTTCAACTGGCGGCAATGTTCACAACGCACCCATTAAGGCGACGCCTGGATTCCAGGTTCCATTTTCCGCGGCGATACGTACAGAGGTCGACATTTTGACAGCAGCTGTTGGTTTAATTACCGAACCTGAACAGGCTCAATACATAATCGAAACCGGTGAGGCTGATGCAGTCTTTTTAGCTCGTGCAATGATTCGCAACCCTCGTTGGGCGCTCAACGCAGCCGAGAAACTTGGAGTGAGGATTGAGTGGCCAAAGCAAATGGAACGCGGGCGTACTCTTTAA
- a CDS encoding ABC transporter ATP-binding protein yields the protein MNTLVVRDLHVKINESHILHGVNFDVPSHKVTALLGRNGVGKSTTLKGILGLYPGNGSVQLNGQELIGMPTYKIAQLGVAYVPEDREIFSTLSVRENLALASRVKTNNAAFESIYELFPELKTRAIQLAGSLSGGQQQMVAIARAMLNTNEILLVDEPTKGLAPKLVTEVADALAKVAEATTMLLVEQNLALVKRIAHHVVVMDQGRVIFQGEPENLDDPSWVHQMLGVSGGHK from the coding sequence ATGAACACCCTTGTCGTAAGGGATCTGCACGTAAAAATCAACGAGTCTCACATTTTGCATGGAGTGAATTTCGATGTTCCCTCTCACAAAGTCACTGCACTTCTCGGCCGAAATGGTGTGGGTAAATCAACTACGCTTAAAGGAATCTTGGGTCTATATCCTGGCAATGGCTCAGTTCAGCTAAATGGCCAGGAGCTCATTGGAATGCCAACGTACAAAATTGCACAATTAGGCGTTGCATACGTACCCGAAGATCGTGAGATTTTTTCTACGCTTTCAGTGCGTGAAAATCTGGCGTTAGCCTCTCGTGTTAAAACAAATAACGCCGCTTTTGAAAGCATATACGAACTATTTCCAGAGCTAAAAACACGTGCGATTCAATTAGCAGGCTCGCTCTCAGGGGGTCAGCAGCAAATGGTTGCCATCGCACGCGCGATGCTCAATACAAATGAAATTCTCTTAGTCGATGAACCAACCAAAGGACTCGCTCCAAAGCTCGTGACCGAAGTTGCCGACGCCCTAGCAAAAGTCGCCGAAGCGACAACAATGCTACTTGTAGAGCAAAATCTGGCTTTAGTTAAACGCATCGCCCATCACGTAGTTGTGATGGATCAAGGCAGAGTAATTTTTCAAGGTGAACCTGAAAACTTAGATGACCCTTCGTGGGTACACCAGATGTTAGGCGTGAGTGGGGGTCATAAGTAA
- a CDS encoding branched-chain amino acid ABC transporter permease codes for MLRWKYSRPLLGLFVSLIALAPLLGSNPLSRPGLQQTMAVAFIWGGLALTYDLLFGFTGLLSFGHALYFATGVYVSCILINYEIVAWWLAGLISIAVSALLALLVGAASLRTSGITFAMVTLAFGEAGHVIIQRNFFNLTGGENGIALNADLIPGFWISVANTKFIYWAALATLIFTYVVIWWVTESSAGRVFAALRDNELRVQVLGLNTQRFKLLAFVISAALAALLGNVMLIAAGSAAPRFADAGVTISLLLMVVLGGAVTRWGAVIGGIFYSVATTRMQDLTQQDSFKTIPKWIGGPIAEPAFVLGLLFIFVVMFAPGGLSGAYYRLRLRAITKKSQ; via the coding sequence ATGTTGCGCTGGAAATATTCACGCCCCCTTCTTGGGCTATTTGTTTCGCTTATAGCGTTAGCGCCTTTATTGGGTTCAAATCCACTAAGCCGACCAGGACTCCAACAAACGATGGCCGTTGCCTTTATTTGGGGTGGTTTAGCACTTACTTACGACCTCCTCTTTGGTTTCACTGGACTTCTATCCTTTGGTCATGCGCTTTATTTCGCCACAGGCGTTTACGTAAGTTGCATATTGATCAATTATGAGATTGTTGCATGGTGGCTTGCAGGGCTTATTTCAATCGCCGTAAGCGCACTCCTTGCACTCTTGGTTGGTGCAGCATCACTTCGAACTTCAGGCATAACTTTTGCAATGGTTACTCTGGCATTTGGCGAAGCTGGCCACGTTATAATTCAGCGAAACTTTTTTAACTTAACCGGCGGAGAAAATGGAATTGCGCTTAATGCAGATTTAATTCCAGGGTTTTGGATAAGCGTTGCTAACACCAAATTTATTTATTGGGCGGCTTTGGCCACTCTTATCTTCACATATGTTGTGATTTGGTGGGTTACCGAAAGCTCTGCCGGACGTGTCTTTGCAGCATTACGAGATAATGAGCTCCGCGTTCAAGTATTAGGTCTAAACACTCAGCGCTTTAAGCTCTTAGCCTTTGTAATTAGTGCAGCCCTTGCCGCACTCCTTGGTAATGTCATGCTTATTGCTGCAGGAAGTGCTGCTCCGCGATTTGCAGATGCTGGAGTCACGATCTCGCTTCTATTAATGGTTGTCCTAGGTGGAGCCGTTACGCGTTGGGGCGCTGTAATCGGAGGAATTTTCTATTCGGTTGCAACCACGCGCATGCAGGATTTAACTCAACAGGACTCCTTTAAAACTATTCCTAAATGGATAGGTGGTCCAATCGCTGAGCCTGCCTTTGTCTTAGGTCTCCTCTTTATCTTTGTCGTCATGTTCGCACCGGGTGGATTATCCGGGGCTTACTATCGACTGCGGTTAAGGGCGATTACTAAAAAATCTCAATGA
- a CDS encoding sulfite exporter TauE/SafE family protein, protein MFDPNTVLIAGCLFLGAVLYTSVGHAGASAYIAVMTLFDLPPLVIKPTALTLNIFVSSYTSFRYIRGNYFNRSLFVYLIIGSIPAAFIGGHINLPSHIYKPIIGVLLLISGTRFLIQALQVDQPHRSFNVVKAVIIGAGIGLLSGITGTGGGIFLSPLIIWLGWVSVKQASGTVAAFIFVNSIAGLLGNFQSTRSLPSELPIFLIAVLFGAFIGTRFGISKFSSIGIKRALGFVLLIAGAKFIFAP, encoded by the coding sequence ATGTTTGACCCCAATACAGTGTTAATAGCGGGTTGTTTATTTCTTGGTGCAGTCTTGTATACATCAGTTGGTCACGCTGGTGCATCGGCTTACATCGCAGTAATGACGCTCTTTGATTTACCTCCGCTAGTTATAAAACCAACAGCTTTGACGCTTAATATTTTCGTTTCGTCGTATACTAGTTTTCGCTACATACGAGGCAATTACTTCAATAGATCTCTCTTTGTTTATCTAATCATTGGATCAATCCCAGCAGCATTCATTGGTGGTCACATAAATTTACCTAGCCATATTTACAAACCAATTATTGGGGTACTTCTATTAATCTCTGGAACACGTTTCCTGATACAGGCCTTACAAGTTGACCAGCCTCATCGATCATTTAATGTGGTGAAAGCAGTAATCATTGGCGCTGGTATCGGCCTGCTCTCTGGCATAACCGGAACCGGTGGAGGAATCTTCTTATCCCCTCTTATTATCTGGTTAGGTTGGGTGAGTGTAAAACAGGCCAGTGGGACTGTGGCAGCATTTATCTTCGTAAATTCGATCGCTGGATTACTCGGTAATTTTCAATCCACACGATCACTTCCTAGTGAACTTCCCATCTTCTTGATTGCCGTTTTATTCGGGGCTTTCATTGGGACTCGCTTTGGAATTTCGAAGTTCTCTAGCATCGGAATAAAGCGGGCTTTAGGCTTTGTCTTGCTCATCGCTGGAGCAAAATTCATTTTCGCACCGTAG
- a CDS encoding acetoacetate--CoA ligase, whose amino-acid sequence MNTQLWQPHDTSGMAITRLQSDCGFDSYSKLHAWSIENPGLFWSRAWDDCGIIGEKGEQFYTPGKDFISARFFNDATLNVAENLLSKGDATEVAIISILENGDRSELTWGDLRAQVAATTAALKAAGVGKGDRVVAWVPNISETIIFALGALSIGAIVSTASPDFAPGAVQDRFGQIEPKILLASDSYQYNGKIFESSSKIEEIQSLLPTLSATIRVSEFQSWIAPYIGTPLEFTPLPFDHPGFVLFSSGTTGKPKCIIHSGAGVLLKASAEQLYQFEIKAQQRVFFFTTCGWMMWNWLTMALGRGATIVLFDGAPMFPTPSRLFDLAQDEKLDFLGLSAKFIDSAHKEGLTPATSHDLSAIKVIASTGSVLSPESFDYVYQCIKSDVHLASMSGGTDICGCFVAGVPTQPVYRGELQGACLGMATDVFNAKGESAAIDEKGELVCTVPFPSKPLGFWADYGNEKYSAAYFKGYPGVWTHGDFASKSSTGGFILFGRSDATLNSKGVRIGTAEIYRVVETFPEILEAMAVSQDWEGDTRVILFVVIKPGMSFTQETDKEIKKALRTQASPRHVPDLILIAPALPRTKSNKLVELAVTDVINGREVRNSDSLANPETLDWFKSLNV is encoded by the coding sequence ATGAACACACAGCTCTGGCAACCACACGATACGAGTGGCATGGCTATCACACGGCTTCAATCAGATTGTGGCTTTGATTCGTACTCCAAATTACACGCCTGGAGCATTGAAAACCCAGGGCTATTTTGGTCAAGGGCTTGGGATGATTGCGGCATTATTGGTGAAAAAGGGGAGCAATTTTATACTCCCGGTAAAGATTTTATCTCTGCACGCTTTTTTAACGATGCAACTTTAAATGTAGCCGAAAACTTATTATCTAAGGGTGATGCTACCGAGGTGGCTATCATTTCGATTCTAGAAAATGGAGATCGAAGTGAATTAACGTGGGGTGATTTGCGTGCTCAAGTAGCGGCAACTACGGCGGCGTTAAAAGCCGCCGGTGTAGGTAAAGGAGATCGTGTTGTAGCGTGGGTCCCAAATATTTCTGAAACAATTATTTTCGCATTGGGTGCTTTAAGTATTGGTGCAATTGTTTCAACGGCATCGCCTGATTTTGCCCCAGGAGCTGTGCAAGATCGCTTTGGTCAAATCGAACCTAAGATTTTATTAGCTTCAGATTCGTATCAATACAACGGTAAAATTTTTGAATCTTCCTCTAAGATTGAAGAGATTCAATCGCTATTACCAACTCTGAGCGCCACTATCAGAGTTAGTGAATTCCAATCTTGGATAGCACCCTACATTGGAACTCCTCTTGAGTTCACTCCCCTGCCATTTGACCATCCTGGGTTCGTGCTTTTTTCATCGGGTACTACTGGAAAGCCAAAGTGCATTATCCATAGTGGTGCAGGGGTACTTCTCAAAGCATCGGCCGAACAGCTCTATCAATTTGAAATCAAGGCACAACAGAGAGTTTTCTTTTTTACTACATGTGGCTGGATGATGTGGAACTGGTTGACAATGGCGCTAGGACGCGGTGCCACTATTGTTTTATTTGATGGCGCACCAATGTTTCCGACACCATCCCGCCTCTTTGATTTAGCTCAAGATGAGAAGTTGGATTTTCTTGGGTTATCGGCAAAGTTCATAGATTCCGCGCATAAAGAGGGGCTCACTCCGGCGACGTCTCATGATTTGTCCGCAATCAAAGTGATTGCCTCTACTGGGTCGGTTTTATCCCCAGAGAGTTTTGATTACGTGTATCAATGTATTAAAAGCGATGTGCACTTAGCATCAATGTCCGGTGGCACCGACATCTGTGGTTGTTTCGTAGCTGGAGTGCCTACACAACCGGTCTATCGCGGCGAGTTACAAGGGGCTTGTTTAGGTATGGCCACCGATGTCTTTAACGCCAAAGGTGAATCAGCAGCCATTGATGAAAAGGGCGAGCTCGTGTGCACGGTGCCATTTCCATCTAAACCACTTGGATTTTGGGCCGACTACGGTAATGAAAAATACTCTGCAGCCTACTTTAAGGGCTATCCAGGCGTTTGGACGCATGGAGATTTCGCTTCCAAGTCATCAACTGGTGGCTTTATATTATTTGGAAGAAGCGACGCGACCCTGAACTCCAAGGGCGTACGAATTGGAACTGCCGAAATTTATCGAGTAGTCGAAACCTTTCCAGAGATACTCGAAGCGATGGCTGTCTCTCAAGATTGGGAGGGTGATACGCGTGTAATTTTATTTGTTGTCATTAAGCCAGGTATGAGCTTTACACAAGAGACTGATAAGGAAATCAAAAAAGCTCTTCGAACTCAAGCAAGCCCGCGACATGTGCCAGATTTAATTTTAATTGCACCGGCGTTACCGCGCACTAAGTCAAATAAACTGGTCGAACTCGCTGTAACAGATGTGATAAATGGACGTGAAGTTCGCAATAGTGATTCATTAGCAAACCCAGAAACTCTCGATTGGTTTAAGAGCCTTAATGTTTGA
- a CDS encoding ABC transporter substrate-binding protein, giving the protein MSKRSLARLGVAALSLAVIMPNMAPAQAAKEIKIGVITSSSGPLGSYGLAYNDGLEWGLNYYTGGKMSINGAKLVVTTKDDAADPASATASFKEMVGNGTKIIVGTASSGVALTLGPLAAQNKILYISGPAKNDLVTSAANKYVFRSGNSSTQDLAPLAGVKPIKGKKVILFVEDNAFGAGNIAAARALMGPKGALFEEIKVPTSTSDFTPFAKKAADANGTYIFIAWSNALTAGAMLTSLKVQGAFAKSRPITGLAGAATYNIYGTLFEGTNAIMTNSYFAGASKSQASNAMAAWFAVNKKTQDLFTSTGADAAKMIVRALTGNPSQDVDKMISNLEGYSWVGVKGFMTVNASNHLLIQPMFLVGLTKTATGYVPLLQKTISGVGK; this is encoded by the coding sequence ATGAGCAAGCGCTCACTAGCACGATTGGGAGTAGCCGCACTCTCTCTAGCTGTCATCATGCCAAACATGGCGCCAGCACAGGCTGCAAAAGAAATTAAAATTGGTGTCATTACTTCATCATCAGGACCACTTGGTTCATATGGTCTTGCATATAACGATGGACTCGAATGGGGTCTGAACTATTACACAGGCGGCAAGATGTCGATAAACGGTGCGAAGCTCGTTGTGACGACTAAAGATGATGCCGCAGATCCTGCATCTGCTACTGCATCCTTCAAAGAGATGGTCGGTAACGGAACTAAAATAATCGTTGGTACTGCTTCATCAGGTGTTGCATTAACACTTGGACCACTAGCTGCACAGAACAAAATTTTGTACATTTCTGGTCCAGCCAAGAACGATTTAGTTACATCAGCTGCTAATAAGTATGTTTTCCGATCAGGTAACTCATCGACCCAAGATTTAGCACCACTTGCTGGCGTTAAGCCAATCAAAGGTAAGAAAGTAATTCTCTTCGTTGAAGATAATGCTTTCGGTGCTGGAAACATCGCAGCTGCACGTGCATTGATGGGACCAAAGGGTGCTTTGTTTGAAGAGATAAAAGTTCCAACATCTACATCTGACTTCACACCTTTTGCGAAGAAAGCTGCCGATGCAAATGGCACATATATATTCATCGCTTGGTCAAATGCTCTAACTGCTGGTGCAATGTTGACTTCCCTTAAAGTTCAAGGTGCTTTCGCTAAGTCTCGACCAATTACAGGCCTTGCAGGAGCAGCGACCTATAACATCTACGGAACTCTCTTTGAAGGCACCAATGCAATCATGACAAATAGCTACTTTGCTGGTGCCTCGAAATCACAGGCCTCCAATGCAATGGCAGCATGGTTTGCTGTCAACAAGAAGACACAGGATCTCTTCACCTCAACTGGAGCAGATGCTGCCAAGATGATTGTCCGCGCACTAACTGGTAACCCATCTCAGGACGTAGATAAAATGATTTCCAACCTTGAGGGCTACTCATGGGTTGGTGTCAAGGGCTTTATGACTGTCAATGCCTCGAACCACCTCCTTATTCAGCCAATGTTCCTAGTTGGTCTGACAAAGACTGCAACTGGATATGTTCCATTATTGCAAAAAACAATCTCAGGAGTAGGCAAGTAA
- a CDS encoding branched-chain amino acid ABC transporter permease: protein MDTFILIGITGIGLGALYFLIASGLSLIYGLMGVLNFAHGSFLTVGAFVGFWVASKTGFETSMPEFILAMIVGGLAAGLFALLIEQLLITRLYDRHIDQALVTVGVALVVGAVLGGWFGNDLRMFPAPLWFLTAIDVGGAKIPADRVVYIATAVLLLVGNWALLKFTRIGLIIRAGVENRNMVNALGINVRRAFSTVFFLGGFAAGVGGVLVSVYSNGVSPLIAGTYLIYGFIVVVIGGMGSVPGSFLAAMMIGVIRQFANYYTTGLGDFVVVILLAVVLLIRPQGLLGKVRA from the coding sequence ATGGATACTTTCATCTTAATTGGCATCACGGGCATCGGGCTTGGCGCACTTTATTTTTTAATTGCCTCTGGACTCTCTCTCATCTACGGCCTTATGGGTGTTCTTAACTTTGCTCATGGAAGTTTTCTTACCGTCGGCGCATTTGTAGGTTTTTGGGTAGCAAGCAAAACGGGATTTGAAACTTCTATGCCTGAATTTATTCTGGCAATGATTGTGGGCGGTTTAGCGGCAGGTTTATTTGCCCTCTTGATTGAACAGTTATTGATTACGCGATTATATGACCGTCATATCGACCAAGCCCTAGTGACGGTCGGAGTTGCGCTAGTTGTCGGTGCAGTACTCGGAGGTTGGTTCGGCAATGATCTTCGAATGTTCCCAGCTCCGTTGTGGTTTTTGACAGCTATTGATGTTGGTGGAGCCAAGATTCCTGCTGACCGAGTGGTATATATCGCGACTGCAGTTTTGTTGTTAGTAGGCAATTGGGCACTTCTCAAATTCACCCGAATCGGTCTAATTATTCGCGCCGGTGTCGAAAATCGAAATATGGTCAACGCTCTCGGAATTAATGTACGCCGTGCATTTAGCACAGTATTTTTCTTAGGAGGCTTTGCAGCAGGTGTTGGAGGCGTCTTGGTTTCGGTCTACTCCAACGGAGTCTCCCCACTCATTGCTGGTACGTATTTAATCTATGGCTTTATCGTCGTAGTCATCGGTGGCATGGGCTCAGTTCCTGGCAGTTTCTTAGCAGCCATGATGATTGGCGTCATTCGCCAGTTCGCAAATTACTATACAACTGGACTTGGGGATTTCGTGGTCGTTATCTTGCTCGCCGTTGTCTTATTGATTAGACCACAAGGCCTACTTGGAAAGGTGCGTGCATAA
- a CDS encoding zinc-dependent alcohol dehydrogenase family protein gives MKALVYEGPGKKSWIEVPDPKIIHTTDVIVRVDTTTICGTDLHILKGDVPSVTSGRILGHEGVGTITEVGSSVASLKIGDRVIISCIKSCGHCINCKSALYSHCLGDEGASGIGWVFGHLIDGTQAEYVRVPYAENSLHKLPAGVSDEQGVMLSDILPTGFEIGVQYGRVKPGDVVAVIGAGPVGLAAITTAGLYGAARIVAIDLDANRLERAKEFGATDAVLASAIDWKEQVLAMTDGAGVDVAIEAVGIPQTFTMATELVRPGGNVANVGVHGKSVELHLENLWIQNVNISMGLVNANTTPMLLKLVAQKKIHAEMLVTHRFTFDQILEAYDTFSRAAETKALKVIITRIPK, from the coding sequence ATGAAAGCACTTGTTTACGAAGGTCCAGGTAAGAAATCATGGATAGAAGTTCCAGATCCAAAGATCATTCATACAACTGATGTCATCGTGCGAGTCGACACAACCACCATCTGTGGAACAGATTTGCATATACTCAAAGGTGATGTACCGTCTGTAACTAGTGGTCGAATTCTGGGCCATGAAGGAGTAGGTACCATTACTGAGGTCGGATCTTCCGTTGCCAGCCTCAAAATAGGAGATCGGGTAATCATCTCGTGTATCAAGTCCTGCGGTCACTGCATTAATTGCAAGAGTGCGCTCTATTCTCACTGTTTGGGAGATGAAGGAGCATCTGGAATCGGTTGGGTCTTCGGACATTTAATTGATGGTACCCAGGCCGAGTATGTGCGCGTGCCGTATGCTGAAAATTCGCTACATAAGTTACCTGCAGGAGTCAGTGATGAACAGGGCGTTATGCTCTCAGATATATTGCCAACAGGTTTCGAGATTGGCGTTCAGTACGGCAGAGTTAAGCCGGGCGATGTCGTTGCGGTAATCGGGGCAGGACCAGTGGGACTCGCCGCAATTACAACGGCTGGGCTTTATGGTGCCGCAAGAATTGTCGCAATTGACTTGGACGCGAACCGTTTGGAACGTGCGAAAGAGTTTGGGGCTACCGATGCGGTCCTCGCAAGTGCAATTGATTGGAAGGAGCAGGTTCTGGCGATGACCGACGGAGCCGGTGTTGATGTTGCCATTGAGGCTGTCGGAATCCCGCAGACCTTCACGATGGCTACTGAATTGGTTCGCCCTGGAGGCAACGTGGCTAATGTCGGGGTCCACGGAAAATCCGTAGAGCTGCATCTAGAGAATTTGTGGATCCAGAACGTCAACATCAGTATGGGGTTGGTTAACGCCAATACCACACCGATGTTGCTCAAATTAGTAGCCCAGAAAAAGATTCACGCTGAGATGTTAGTGACTCATCGATTCACATTTGACCAGATTTTGGAAGCTTATGACACCTTTTCGCGCGCGGCCGAAACCAAGGCGCTGAAAGTAATCATTACACGCATCCCTAAATAA